A stretch of Porites lutea chromosome 5, jaPorLute2.1, whole genome shotgun sequence DNA encodes these proteins:
- the LOC140936395 gene encoding putative histone-lysine N-methyltransferase PRDM6 — MEEISPQSGVSSPNLKEQITRQVLQYVLYGKNSVQMVNTHETNIKSKLVNDESSQQEQRSKTVTKLMENSDPNATTETDNTHAQSEKASINLSYAIASFPNEVSLCVSSIPGTVFGVCAKQHIPVGTWIGPYEGKRVCPDDVTVDMNTSHMWEIYEKGKLAYFLDGSDKNTSSWMRFIRCARHKQEQNLLAFQHNKDVFYRAFRDIPRGCELLVWYEDSYIKHMGIPFGIADRSSPLHFTERVSRVKHPVAIRAASLVSGSLREEQELLHDVDSGFKPCRVQKRRSSLHSSLVEEVSDEPESVAIQRLNKRFKDQQESDSDSLIHNEANVRPSLDRADNGRKLNTRKNELTPHRKLFDEVIDTSGENGEFKCGQCKIIFTQRSLLNSHLCSRMPCKPYRCGHCQEAFAQPKELRMHSVVHVSEKPFKCGYCLRAFSGATTLNNHVRTHTGEKPFLCERCGKSFSQAFQLSRHRRVCTQNGE; from the exons CACCTAACTTAAAAGAGCAAATCACTCGTCAAGTTCTGCAATATGTGCTGTATGGCAAAAATTCAGTACAGATGGTTAACACTCACGAGACGAACATAAAGAGCAAGCTTG TAAATGATGAAAGCTCACAGCAAGAACAGAGATCTAAGACCGTGACTAAGCTGATGGAGAATAGTGACCCCAACGCTACCACGGAAACTGACAATACGCATGCGCAGTCCGAGAAAGCAAGTATCAATCTGAGCTATGCAATAGCTTCATTCCCGAATGAAGTGTCCTTATGCGTATCGAGTATACCTGGAACGGTTTTTGGAGTCTGCGCAAAACAGCATATTCCCGTGGGAACGTGGATTGGTCCTTATGAAGGGAAGCGCGTGTGTCCTGATGACGTCACGGTCGATATGAACACGTCACACATGTGGGAG atTTACGAAAAAGGCAAACTTGCTTATTTCCTTGATGGTAGTGACAAGAATACCTCCAGCTGGATGCGATTCATTCGCTGCGCGCGACATAAGCAGGAGCAAAACCTGCTCGCATTCCAACATAACAAAGATGTTTTCTACCGCGCTTTCCGTGATATTCCCCGCGGTTGCGAGCTTCTGGTCTGGTACGAAGATAGCTATATCAAACATATGGGAATACCCTTTGGAATTGCGGACAGGAGTTCTCCACTTCATTTTACAG AGAGAGTATCAAGGGTAAAGCATCCGGTTGCAATCCGTGCTGCTTCTCTCGTCAGTGGGTCACTGCGCGAGGAACAAGAACTCCTTCACGATGTTGACAGTGGATTTAAGCCATGCCGCGTACAGAAAAGGAGATCATCTTTACACAGTTCGCTGGTTGAAGAAGTATCCGATGAACCCGAAAGTGTGGCTATTCAACGACTCAACAAGAGATTTAAAGATCAGCAAGAAAGTGACAGCGACTCACTGATCCACAATGAGGCAAATGTGCGACCGTCTCTCGACAGGGCAGATAACGGCAGAAAGCTCAAcacaagaaaaaatgaattgaCCCCACATCGTAAACTGTTTGACGAAGTGATAGACACCAGTGGAGAGAACGGCGAGTTTAAATGTGGCCAATGCAAAATCATTTTCACGCAGCGTTCCCTTTTAAACAGTCATCTCTGCTCGCGCATGCCCTGTAAGCCCTACAGATGTGGACACTGCCAAGAGGCTTTTGCCCAACCTAAAGAACTACGCATGCACTCAGTGGTGCACGTAAGCGAAAAGCCATTCAAGTGTGGTTACTGTTTGCGGGCGTTCAGCGGGGCTACGACTTTAAACAACCACGTGCGCACGCATACAGGTGAAAAGCCATTTCTCTGTGAAAGGTGTGGTAAGTCATTTTCTCAAGCATTTCAACTGAGTCGACATCGCAGGGTCTGTACACAAAATGGTGAATAA